A genomic window from Rhizobium sp. 007 includes:
- the ntrC gene encoding nitrogen regulation protein NR(I), giving the protein MTATILVADDDAAIRTVLNQALSRAGYDVRITSNAATLWRWVSAGEGDLVVTDVVMPDENAFDLLPRIKKARPELPVLVMSAQNTFMTAIKASEKGAYDYLPKPFDLTELIGIIGRALAEPKKKPAKLDEDMQDGMPLVGRSAAMQEIYRVLARLMQTDLTLMITGESGTGKELVARALHDYGKRRNGPFVAINMAAIPRDLIESELFGHEKGAFTGAQTRSTGRFEQAEGGTLFLDEIGDMPMDAQTRLLRVLQQGEYTTVGGRTPIRTDVRIVAATNKDLKQAINQGLFREDLYYRLNVVPLRLPPLRDRAEDIPDLVRHFIQQAEKEGLGTKRFDQEAIELMKAYAWPGNVRELENLIRRLVALYPQDVITREIIEAELRSDVPDSPIDKGPIRAGSMTIAQAVEENMRTYFASFGDNLPPPGLYDRVLTELEYPLILAALTATRGNQIKAADLLGLNRNTLRKKIRELGVSVYRSSRTA; this is encoded by the coding sequence ATGACAGCAACGATCCTCGTCGCGGATGATGACGCGGCCATCCGTACCGTGCTAAACCAGGCGCTCAGCCGTGCAGGTTATGATGTTCGCATCACCTCCAATGCCGCCACGCTCTGGCGCTGGGTTTCGGCTGGCGAGGGCGATCTGGTCGTAACGGACGTGGTGATGCCGGACGAGAATGCCTTCGATCTGCTGCCGAGAATTAAGAAGGCTCGTCCCGAGCTGCCGGTGCTCGTCATGAGCGCGCAGAACACATTCATGACGGCCATCAAAGCCTCTGAGAAGGGCGCTTACGACTATCTTCCAAAGCCCTTCGACCTGACGGAACTCATCGGCATTATCGGTCGCGCGCTGGCGGAGCCGAAAAAGAAGCCAGCCAAGCTCGACGAAGACATGCAGGACGGCATGCCGCTTGTCGGCCGTTCCGCGGCCATGCAGGAAATCTATCGCGTCCTCGCCCGCCTGATGCAGACCGACCTGACGCTGATGATCACGGGTGAATCCGGTACCGGCAAGGAACTTGTGGCCCGCGCGTTGCACGATTACGGCAAGCGCCGCAACGGACCGTTTGTGGCGATCAACATGGCGGCCATCCCTCGTGACCTCATCGAATCCGAGCTCTTCGGCCACGAAAAGGGTGCCTTTACCGGGGCGCAGACCCGTTCCACCGGCCGCTTCGAACAGGCCGAAGGCGGCACGCTCTTCCTCGATGAAATCGGCGACATGCCGATGGACGCACAAACGCGTCTTTTGCGCGTCCTGCAGCAGGGCGAATATACGACTGTCGGCGGGCGTACGCCGATCCGCACGGACGTCCGCATCGTCGCGGCGACCAACAAGGATCTGAAGCAGGCGATCAACCAGGGGCTCTTCCGCGAGGACCTCTATTACCGCTTGAACGTCGTCCCGCTACGGCTTCCGCCGTTGCGCGACCGCGCCGAGGATATTCCGGACCTGGTTCGGCACTTCATCCAGCAGGCCGAAAAGGAAGGGCTCGGTACCAAGCGGTTTGACCAGGAAGCTATCGAGCTGATGAAGGCCTACGCCTGGCCGGGCAATGTGCGCGAGTTGGAGAACCTTATCCGCCGCTTGGTGGCACTTTATCCACAGGACGTGATCACGCGCGAGATAATCGAAGCCGAGCTTCGTTCCGACGTGCCGGACAGCCCGATCGACAAGGGGCCGATCCGTGCAGGATCAATGACGATTGCCCAGGCAGTGGAAGAAAACATGCGGACTTATTTCGCAAGTTTCGGCGATAATCTGCCGCCTCCGGGCCTTTACGACCGGGTGCTGACGGAACTGGAATATCCGCTGATCCTCGCCGCATTGACGGCCACGCGTGGCAACCAGATCAAAGCGGCGGATTTGCTCGGACTCAACCGCAATACGCTGCGCAAAAAGATCCGCGAACTCGGCGTCTCCGTTTACAGAAGCTCTCGAACAGCTTGA
- a CDS encoding bifunctional 2-C-methyl-D-erythritol 4-phosphate cytidylyltransferase/2-C-methyl-D-erythritol 2,4-cyclodiphosphate synthase: MPQMHSKQPISAGIVIVAAGRGERAGSHEEGPKQYRLIGGKPVITHTLENFMTWEHAAHIVVVIHPDDDALVAKAFRQVLSATPIEAVHGGATRQQSVLAGLRHLKNKGITHVLIHDAVRPFFDHQLLDRIADSLAGGAPAVLPAIPVADTLKRADGTGTVLETVSREHLFAAQTPQSFVYDTILSAHEKASEIGRTDFTDDASIAEWAGIPVTIVEGAADNVKLTVKRDIALADDRLSSSQLPDVRTGNGYDVHQLEAGDGVTLCGVFIPHDQRLKGHSDADVALHALTDALLATCGAGDIGDHFPPSDPQWKGAPSRIFLEHAAKIVRDRGGTIMNADVSLIAEAPKVGPHRDAMRTNLSKFLDISIDRCSVKATTNETIGFVGRREGIAAIATATVVYRRAKG; this comes from the coding sequence ATGCCGCAAATGCATTCGAAGCAACCGATCTCGGCTGGAATTGTCATCGTTGCTGCCGGCCGCGGCGAGCGGGCGGGCTCGCATGAGGAAGGTCCGAAGCAATACCGGTTAATCGGCGGAAAGCCGGTTATCACGCATACGCTTGAAAACTTCATGACATGGGAGCACGCCGCCCACATCGTCGTCGTCATCCATCCCGACGACGACGCGCTGGTGGCAAAGGCATTTCGCCAGGTGCTGTCCGCCACGCCGATCGAAGCCGTTCACGGCGGTGCAACGCGACAGCAGTCTGTTCTCGCCGGACTAAGGCACCTGAAAAACAAGGGCATTACGCATGTCCTCATTCATGACGCCGTTCGCCCCTTCTTCGACCACCAGCTTCTCGATCGCATTGCCGATTCACTGGCCGGCGGCGCGCCGGCGGTCCTGCCCGCAATACCTGTTGCCGACACGCTGAAGCGGGCTGACGGTACGGGCACGGTTCTGGAAACGGTGTCGCGCGAGCATCTTTTCGCAGCCCAGACGCCGCAATCCTTCGTCTATGACACCATCCTCTCGGCGCATGAAAAGGCAAGCGAGATCGGCCGCACGGATTTCACAGACGACGCATCAATCGCCGAATGGGCGGGGATTCCCGTGACGATCGTCGAAGGTGCTGCCGACAACGTGAAACTGACGGTCAAACGGGATATCGCCCTTGCCGACGACCGGCTTTCGTCATCGCAGCTGCCCGACGTGCGCACCGGCAACGGCTATGATGTGCATCAATTGGAAGCCGGCGATGGGGTCACGCTCTGCGGCGTCTTCATCCCGCACGACCAGCGGCTCAAGGGCCATTCGGATGCGGACGTCGCGCTGCATGCCCTGACGGACGCGCTGCTTGCCACCTGCGGCGCAGGCGATATCGGCGATCACTTTCCGCCTTCGGACCCACAATGGAAGGGTGCCCCCTCGCGCATCTTCCTCGAACATGCGGCGAAGATCGTGCGCGATCGCGGCGGCACGATCATGAATGCCGACGTCTCGCTGATTGCCGAAGCGCCGAAAGTCGGCCCGCACCGCGACGCGATGCGGACCAATCTCTCCAAATTTCTGGATATCTCGATCGACCGCTGCTCAGTGAAGGCCACGACGAACGAGACGATCGGCTTTGTCGGCCGCCGCGAGGGCATTGCGGCGATCGCAACCGCGACCGTCGTCTATCGCCGAGCAAAGGGGTAA
- a CDS encoding AAA family ATPase, whose product MAWLSDVRDAAHRLKTADRVLVIGCSGGGKTTLARTIATRFSLPFISMDREFFWLPGWVARARPEQRALIAERIKRDRWIMDGTNTSSFDLRLPRTDIVLWVRMPRLICVWGAVSRWLKWIGRTRPEMTPGCPEKVDLEFLRYIWNFEKKHSPMVLAAMAAHGPDVPVLQLKSRHQMRELLDLLGSPA is encoded by the coding sequence ATGGCCTGGTTGAGCGATGTCAGGGATGCCGCCCACCGGCTGAAGACGGCTGATCGCGTACTCGTCATTGGCTGCTCCGGCGGCGGCAAGACCACGCTTGCGCGGACGATCGCAACGCGCTTCAGCCTGCCCTTCATTTCCATGGATCGCGAGTTCTTCTGGCTGCCGGGCTGGGTCGCACGCGCACGGCCGGAGCAGCGGGCGTTGATAGCCGAACGGATCAAGCGAGATCGCTGGATCATGGACGGAACCAACACGTCGAGCTTTGATCTCCGGCTGCCGCGGACCGATATCGTCCTATGGGTCCGCATGCCGCGTCTGATATGCGTTTGGGGCGCCGTCAGCCGCTGGCTGAAGTGGATTGGGCGTACACGGCCGGAAATGACGCCGGGCTGCCCGGAGAAGGTCGATCTCGAATTCCTGCGCTACATCTGGAATTTCGAAAAGAAGCATTCGCCCATGGTTCTCGCCGCCATGGCCGCCCACGGCCCCGATGTCCCGGTTCTCCAGCTAAAATCACGCCATCAGATGCGCGAGCTTCTTGATCTTCTCGGTTCTCCCGCTTAA
- the dusB gene encoding tRNA dihydrouridine synthase DusB, with product MCLKDNQLHPVNLAAPLQIGNVSVRNRVVLAPMSGVTDMPFRQLAWRHGAGLVVTEMVASRELVNNSAESWSRLRAAGFKPHMVQLAGREAHWMAQAAKIAADSGADIIDINMGCPAKKVIGGYSGSALMRDPDHALSLIEATVKAVDVPVTLKMRLGWDDNSINAPEIAKRAEDAGVKLITIHGRTRMQFYEGKANWDAIRAVRNAISVPLIANGDVDTQADAQEILRRSGADVVMIGRGCQGRPWHAGVLAGAPAPSPEKIPDIAVEHYEMMLDFYGEATAIRHARKHLGWYLERFAPLLPVSQKAAIMTSHTRAEVVSRLRDALAAGLEISKSREAA from the coding sequence GTGTGCCTGAAAGATAATCAATTGCATCCAGTAAATCTTGCGGCGCCCTTGCAGATCGGAAATGTCTCCGTGCGCAACCGCGTTGTGCTGGCGCCGATGTCCGGCGTCACCGACATGCCCTTCAGGCAACTCGCCTGGCGCCATGGCGCAGGCCTGGTTGTAACCGAGATGGTAGCGAGCAGGGAGCTCGTGAACAATTCGGCCGAATCATGGTCGCGACTGAGGGCTGCCGGCTTCAAGCCGCATATGGTGCAGCTCGCCGGCCGAGAGGCGCATTGGATGGCGCAGGCGGCCAAGATCGCGGCCGATAGCGGCGCCGACATCATCGACATCAACATGGGTTGTCCGGCCAAGAAGGTGATCGGCGGCTATTCCGGCTCGGCGCTGATGCGCGATCCGGATCATGCGCTGAGCCTTATCGAGGCGACCGTGAAGGCGGTCGATGTTCCGGTGACGCTGAAGATGCGGCTCGGCTGGGACGACAATTCGATTAATGCACCAGAGATCGCCAAGCGTGCTGAAGATGCAGGGGTAAAGCTGATCACCATTCATGGCCGTACGCGGATGCAGTTTTACGAAGGCAAGGCGAATTGGGACGCGATCCGCGCCGTTCGCAACGCAATTTCGGTTCCGCTGATCGCAAACGGCGATGTCGACACACAGGCAGATGCGCAGGAGATCCTTCGCCGCTCGGGCGCTGATGTGGTGATGATCGGGCGGGGTTGTCAGGGGCGGCCATGGCATGCAGGCGTGCTGGCTGGAGCACCCGCGCCGTCGCCGGAGAAAATACCGGACATTGCCGTCGAGCACTACGAAATGATGCTGGATTTCTATGGCGAGGCGACGGCTATCCGCCATGCCCGCAAGCACCTCGGCTGGTATCTGGAGCGTTTCGCACCGTTGCTGCCGGTTTCGCAGAAGGCGGCAATCATGACATCGCATACACGGGCAGAAGTAGTCTCGCGCCTTCGCGATGCGCTGGCGGCCGGTTTGGAAATTTCAAAAAGCCGGGAGGCGGCATGA
- a CDS encoding nitrogen regulation protein NR(II) — protein MMDKVQADHTGGVAMAVLNAIQNPVVMVDEAGLIAFANWEAESFFGASASHLARYKISTFIPFGSPLLALIDQVRERRAPVNEYRVDLSSPRLGQDKLVDIYVAPVISEPGSVVVVFQERSMADKIDRQLTHRAAARSVTGLASMLAHEIKNPLSGIRGAAQLLEQSVVDEDRALTRLICDETDRIVSLVDRMEVFSDERPVDRLPVNIHSVLDHVKAVAKAGFARHVRITENYDPSLPAVYANRDQLVQVFLNLVKNAAEAVGDRQDGEIMLTTAYRPGIRLSVAGTREKISLPLEFCVQDNGPGVPSDLLPHLFDPFITTKTNGSGLGLALVAKIIGDHGGIIECDSQNNKTTFRVLMPASKDASADDAAIANPTGTSR, from the coding sequence ATGATGGACAAGGTTCAAGCCGATCATACCGGCGGCGTTGCGATGGCAGTGCTGAACGCGATCCAGAATCCGGTGGTGATGGTCGACGAGGCGGGCTTGATCGCCTTCGCGAACTGGGAGGCGGAATCGTTTTTCGGCGCTAGCGCGTCGCACCTTGCCCGCTACAAGATTTCCACCTTCATTCCGTTCGGAAGCCCGCTACTGGCCCTGATCGATCAGGTGCGGGAGCGCAGGGCGCCCGTCAACGAATACCGCGTCGACCTGAGTTCGCCCCGTCTTGGCCAGGACAAGCTGGTCGATATCTACGTCGCGCCGGTGATCAGCGAGCCCGGTTCCGTCGTCGTGGTGTTCCAGGAGCGTTCGATGGCCGACAAGATCGACCGTCAGCTGACGCACCGGGCGGCCGCCCGGTCGGTGACGGGCCTTGCGTCCATGCTCGCCCACGAAATCAAGAATCCGCTCTCCGGCATTCGTGGTGCCGCCCAGCTTCTCGAGCAGTCGGTCGTCGATGAGGACCGCGCGCTGACGAGGCTCATCTGCGACGAGACCGACCGCATCGTGTCGCTGGTCGATCGCATGGAGGTCTTCTCAGACGAACGTCCTGTCGATCGTCTGCCCGTCAACATCCATTCGGTGCTCGACCATGTGAAGGCGGTGGCAAAGGCAGGCTTTGCCCGGCACGTCCGCATCACCGAGAATTACGATCCGTCGCTGCCTGCAGTTTACGCCAACCGCGATCAGCTCGTGCAGGTCTTCCTCAACCTCGTGAAGAATGCAGCCGAAGCAGTCGGAGACCGGCAGGACGGCGAGATCATGCTGACGACGGCCTATCGCCCCGGCATCCGCCTTTCTGTCGCCGGAACGCGCGAAAAAATCTCGCTGCCGCTGGAGTTCTGCGTGCAAGACAACGGTCCTGGCGTGCCGTCCGACTTGCTGCCGCATCTCTTCGATCCGTTCATCACCACGAAGACGAACGGCAGCGGCCTCGGCCTTGCACTGGTCGCCAAGATCATCGGCGATCACGGCGGCATCATCGAATGCGACAGCCAGAACAACAAGACGACGTTCCGCGTCCTTATGCCGGCTTCCAAGGATGCTTCGGCCGATGATGCGGCAATTGCAAACCCAACAGGAACTTCTCGATGA
- a CDS encoding CinA family protein has translation MFTADILSLAETIVRDFTTAKKMISTAESCTGGLIAGALTEISGSSAVVDRGFVTYTNTAKIEMLGVQERTLESFGAVSEETALQMAHGALFRSRADVAVAVTGIAGPSGGSPQKPVGLVHLAAKSRTGALIRRKMLYGDIGRDKVRLATVQTALEMLIELQENRA, from the coding sequence ATGTTCACCGCCGACATTCTCTCGCTCGCGGAGACCATCGTGCGCGATTTCACGACGGCAAAGAAAATGATCTCAACTGCTGAATCCTGCACCGGGGGGCTGATCGCCGGCGCGCTCACCGAAATCTCCGGCTCCTCGGCGGTCGTCGATCGCGGTTTCGTCACATATACCAATACCGCCAAGATCGAGATGCTCGGCGTTCAGGAACGCACACTCGAAAGCTTCGGCGCCGTTTCCGAGGAGACTGCGCTGCAGATGGCGCACGGCGCCCTTTTCCGCTCCCGCGCCGACGTCGCGGTCGCCGTGACGGGGATTGCCGGGCCGAGCGGGGGCTCGCCGCAAAAGCCGGTCGGACTGGTTCATCTGGCGGCGAAATCGCGCACCGGCGCCCTCATCCGCCGCAAGATGCTCTATGGCGATATCGGCCGCGACAAGGTGCGTCTTGCAACCGTACAGACCGCGCTGGAAATGCTGATCGAACTCCAGGAAAACCGCGCCTAA
- a CDS encoding type II toxin-antitoxin system RatA family toxin, with amino-acid sequence MPQFETHHRVPHSADQMFALVADVERYPEFLPLCEALSIRSCKERDGKILLIADMTVGYKAIRETFTTQVLLNKAERFIDVKYIDGPFRYLDNRWRFEEAVGDGCTIHFFIDYEFKSRILGALMGSMFDRAFRMFSEAFEKRAEAIYR; translated from the coding sequence ATGCCGCAATTCGAAACGCATCACCGCGTCCCGCACTCCGCCGATCAGATGTTCGCCCTCGTGGCCGATGTGGAACGCTATCCGGAATTCCTGCCGCTCTGCGAAGCCTTGAGCATCCGCAGCTGCAAGGAGCGCGACGGCAAGATTTTGCTGATTGCCGACATGACCGTCGGCTACAAGGCGATCCGCGAGACCTTCACCACGCAGGTGCTGCTCAACAAGGCGGAGCGCTTCATCGACGTCAAATATATCGACGGGCCGTTCCGGTATCTCGATAATCGCTGGCGCTTTGAGGAGGCCGTCGGTGACGGCTGTACCATCCATTTCTTCATCGACTACGAGTTCAAGAGTCGCATCCTCGGTGCGCTGATGGGCTCGATGTTCGACCGCGCCTTCCGCATGTTTTCCGAGGCCTTCGAAAAGAGGGCGGAAGCGATCTACCGATAG